One Streptomyces fagopyri DNA window includes the following coding sequences:
- a CDS encoding acyl-CoA dehydrogenase family protein, with amino-acid sequence MSFLSATPHRPTVTEREARQVAEAAREQDWRKPSFAKELFLGRFRLDLIHPHPLPPDEAVQRGEEFLAKLRDFCETKIDSARIEREARIPDEVVDGLKELGALGMKIDTKYGGLGLTQVYYNKALALVGSASPAIGALLSAHQSIGVPQPLKIFGTKEQKDTFLPRCARTDISAFLLTEPDVGSDPARLATSAVPDGDDYVLDGVKLWTTNGVVADLLVVMARVPKSEGHKGGITAFVVEAGSDGITVEHRNAFMGLRGLENGVTRFHQVRVPAANRIGPEGAGLKIALTTLNTGRLSLPAMCVGAGKWCLKIAREWSAAREQWGKPVAFHEAVGAKISFIAATTFALEAVVDLSSQMADEDRNDIRIEAALAKLYGSEMACLMADELVQIRGGRGFETAASLKARGERAVPAEQILRDLRINRIFEGSTEIMHLLIAREAVDAHLSVAGDLIDPDKSLSDKAKAGANAGVFYAKWLPKLVAGPGQLPRSYSEFQHGVDLSPHLRYVERSARKLARSTFYAMSRWQGRMETKQGFLGRIVDIGAELFAMSAACVRAELMRTEGEHGREAYQLADAFCRQSRVRVDELFGRLWTNTDELDRRVVKNVMSGTYTWLEEGVVDPSGDGPWIADATPGPAQRENVRRPIR; translated from the coding sequence GTGAGCTTCTTGTCCGCAACACCCCACCGGCCCACAGTCACCGAACGTGAGGCCCGTCAGGTCGCCGAGGCGGCGCGGGAACAGGACTGGCGCAAGCCCAGCTTCGCCAAGGAACTGTTCCTCGGGCGCTTCCGGCTCGACCTGATCCACCCGCACCCCCTGCCGCCCGACGAGGCGGTCCAGCGTGGCGAGGAGTTCCTCGCCAAGTTGCGCGACTTCTGCGAGACGAAGATCGACTCCGCCCGGATCGAGCGCGAGGCGCGGATCCCCGACGAGGTCGTCGACGGGCTCAAGGAACTCGGCGCTCTCGGCATGAAGATCGACACCAAGTACGGCGGCCTCGGCCTCACCCAGGTGTACTACAACAAGGCGCTCGCGCTGGTCGGCTCCGCGAGCCCGGCGATCGGCGCGCTGCTCTCCGCGCATCAGTCGATCGGCGTACCGCAGCCGCTGAAGATCTTCGGCACCAAGGAGCAGAAGGACACCTTCCTGCCCCGCTGTGCCCGCACCGACATCTCGGCCTTCCTGCTCACCGAACCGGACGTCGGTTCCGACCCGGCGCGGCTGGCCACGAGTGCCGTGCCGGACGGCGACGACTACGTCCTCGACGGGGTGAAACTCTGGACGACCAACGGTGTCGTCGCCGATCTCCTCGTCGTCATGGCGCGGGTGCCGAAGTCCGAGGGTCACAAGGGCGGCATCACGGCGTTCGTGGTGGAGGCCGGTTCCGACGGCATCACCGTCGAGCACCGCAACGCCTTCATGGGTCTGCGCGGCCTGGAGAACGGTGTCACCCGCTTCCATCAGGTGCGCGTCCCCGCCGCGAACCGGATCGGTCCGGAGGGCGCGGGTCTGAAGATCGCGCTGACCACCCTCAACACGGGCCGGCTCTCGCTCCCCGCCATGTGCGTGGGCGCGGGGAAGTGGTGTCTGAAGATCGCCCGCGAGTGGTCCGCCGCGCGCGAGCAGTGGGGCAAGCCGGTGGCCTTCCACGAGGCGGTCGGAGCGAAGATCTCCTTCATCGCGGCGACGACGTTCGCCCTGGAGGCGGTCGTCGACCTGTCCTCGCAGATGGCCGACGAGGACCGCAACGACATCCGTATCGAGGCCGCCCTCGCCAAGCTGTACGGCTCCGAGATGGCCTGCCTGATGGCCGACGAACTGGTCCAGATCCGCGGTGGCCGCGGCTTCGAGACCGCCGCGTCGCTCAAGGCCCGCGGCGAACGGGCGGTCCCGGCCGAGCAGATCCTGCGGGACCTGCGCATCAACCGCATCTTCGAGGGCTCGACGGAGATCATGCACCTGCTGATCGCCCGCGAGGCCGTGGACGCCCACCTCTCGGTGGCCGGTGACCTCATCGACCCCGACAAGTCCCTCTCGGACAAGGCGAAGGCGGGCGCCAACGCCGGTGTCTTCTACGCCAAGTGGCTTCCGAAGCTGGTCGCGGGCCCCGGCCAGCTCCCGCGCTCGTACAGCGAGTTCCAGCACGGCGTCGACCTCTCGCCGCACCTGCGCTACGTCGAACGCAGCGCCCGCAAGCTGGCCCGCTCCACCTTCTACGCCATGTCCCGCTGGCAGGGACGGATGGAGACCAAGCAGGGTTTCCTGGGCCGGATCGTCGACATCGGCGCCGAGCTCTTCGCGATGAGCGCGGCCTGTGTGCGCGCCGAACTCATGCGCACCGAGGGCGAGCACGGCCGTGAGGCCTACCAGCTCGCCGACGCCTTCTGCAGGCAGTCCCGTGTCCGCGTCGACGAACTCTTCGGGCGGCTGTGGACCAACACCGACGAGCTCGACCGCAGGGTCGTGAAGAACGTGATGTCGGGCACGTACACCTGGTTGGAGGAGGGGGTCGTCGACCCGTCGGGCGACGGCCCGTGGATCGCCGACGCGACGCCCGGTCCCGCCCAGCGGGAGAACGTGCGTCGGCCCATCCGCTGA
- a CDS encoding LacI family DNA-binding transcriptional regulator → MVTLAEVAQHAGVSASTVSYVLSGKRSISADTRQRVERSIQELGYHPNAGARALASSRSNIIALMVPLRTDMYVPVMMEIAIAVATHARTFGYDVLLLTGEEGPDAVRRVTGSGLADAMILMDVELDDERLPLLRRTDQPSVLIGLPADTSGLTCVDLDFGATGALCAEHLAVLGHRDVAVIGEAPAVYERHTGFAERTLDGLRSRARELGLRVLHRPCEGGFDAMSLTLARVFDERPGTTGFIVQNESAVEPLLALLRRRRLAVPEDVSVIAICPDQVATQASVRLTSVAIPAQEMGRRAVEQVIAKLEGRGDGEVTLIAPELTVRASTGPAPAAD, encoded by the coding sequence ATGGTCACCCTCGCCGAGGTCGCCCAGCACGCCGGAGTCTCGGCGAGCACGGTGAGCTATGTCCTCAGCGGCAAGCGGTCCATCTCCGCGGACACCCGGCAGCGGGTCGAACGGAGCATCCAGGAGCTCGGCTACCACCCGAACGCGGGCGCCCGGGCCCTGGCGAGCAGCCGGTCCAACATCATCGCGCTGATGGTTCCGCTCCGTACCGACATGTACGTACCCGTGATGATGGAGATCGCCATCGCGGTGGCGACCCACGCCCGCACCTTCGGGTACGACGTGCTGCTGCTCACCGGCGAGGAGGGGCCCGACGCCGTGCGCCGGGTCACCGGCAGCGGCCTCGCCGACGCGATGATCCTGATGGACGTCGAACTCGACGACGAGCGGCTGCCGTTGCTGCGCCGGACGGACCAGCCGTCGGTGCTGATCGGGCTGCCCGCCGACACCTCGGGACTGACCTGCGTCGATCTCGATTTCGGGGCGACGGGCGCGCTGTGCGCCGAGCACCTCGCGGTGCTGGGCCACCGGGACGTCGCGGTCATCGGCGAGGCGCCCGCCGTCTACGAACGGCACACGGGCTTCGCCGAGCGCACGCTCGACGGACTGCGGTCCCGGGCGCGCGAGTTGGGGCTGCGGGTACTGCACCGCCCCTGCGAGGGCGGCTTCGACGCGATGTCCCTGACGCTGGCCCGGGTCTTCGACGAGCGCCCCGGCACCACGGGCTTCATCGTGCAGAACGAGTCCGCGGTCGAGCCGCTGCTGGCCCTGCTGCGCCGGCGGCGGCTTGCCGTTCCCGAGGACGTGTCGGTGATCGCGATCTGCCCGGACCAGGTCGCCACGCAGGCCTCGGTACGGCTGACCTCGGTCGCCATCCCCGCGCAGGAGATGGGCCGGCGCGCCGTCGAGCAGGTGATCGCCAAACTGGAGGGGCGTGGCGACGGCGAAGTCACCCTCATCGCACCCGAGTTGACGGTCCGCGCGAGCACGGGCCCGGCGCCCGCGGCCGACTGA
- a CDS encoding aldehyde dehydrogenase family protein — MTSTHAFWLAGRQATGETAFDVTSPWDGRLVAQVSVPTEAQVEEAVAAAYAVRDEFAATPAHVRAAALDHVSRRLVERTEEIAQLISAENGKPIKWARGEVGRAVSVFRFAAEEARRFNGGEGQRLDTDLGGQGRLALTRRFPKGVVLGIAPFNFPLNLCAHKIAPAIAAGAPIILKPAPATPLSGLIIGDLLAETDLPAGSWSILPVSNDRMPALVQDERLPVISFTGSEKVGYAIMDSVPRKHCTLELGGNGAAVVLADWASDEDLDWAATRIATFSNYQGGQSCISVQRVIAEASVYDRLLPRIVAAVEAQVTGDPSDDKTDVGPLVSEDAAERVESWVDEAVRAGASLLTGGKRDGASYAPTVLADVPDDVTVSCEEVFGPVLTVRKVDGEAAAFAAVNDSKYGLQAGVFTHDLQSAFRAHRALEVGGVVVGDVPSYRADQMPYGGVKQSGVGREGVKFAMDDYTYERVLVLTGLAL, encoded by the coding sequence ATGACCTCCACCCACGCCTTCTGGCTCGCCGGCCGCCAGGCCACCGGCGAGACCGCCTTCGACGTGACCTCGCCCTGGGACGGCCGGCTCGTCGCCCAGGTCAGCGTCCCGACCGAGGCCCAGGTCGAGGAGGCCGTGGCCGCCGCGTACGCCGTACGCGACGAGTTCGCCGCGACCCCCGCCCACGTCCGCGCCGCCGCCCTCGACCACGTGAGCCGCCGCCTCGTCGAGCGCACCGAGGAGATCGCGCAGCTCATCTCCGCCGAGAACGGCAAGCCGATCAAGTGGGCCCGCGGCGAGGTCGGCCGCGCGGTCTCCGTGTTCCGTTTCGCCGCGGAGGAGGCCCGCAGGTTCAACGGCGGTGAGGGCCAGCGCCTCGACACCGACCTCGGTGGCCAGGGCCGCCTCGCCCTCACCCGCCGCTTCCCGAAGGGCGTCGTCCTCGGCATCGCGCCGTTCAACTTCCCCCTCAACCTGTGCGCCCACAAGATCGCCCCGGCCATCGCCGCCGGCGCGCCGATCATCCTGAAGCCGGCCCCCGCGACGCCGCTGTCGGGCCTGATCATCGGTGACCTGCTCGCCGAGACGGACCTGCCCGCCGGCTCGTGGAGCATCCTGCCGGTCTCCAACGACCGCATGCCCGCCCTCGTCCAGGACGAGCGCCTGCCCGTGATCTCCTTCACCGGTTCGGAGAAGGTCGGCTACGCGATCATGGACTCGGTGCCCCGCAAGCACTGCACCCTGGAGCTGGGCGGCAACGGCGCGGCCGTCGTGCTCGCCGACTGGGCGAGCGACGAGGACCTGGACTGGGCCGCGACCCGGATCGCCACCTTCTCGAACTACCAGGGCGGCCAGTCCTGCATCTCGGTGCAGCGGGTGATCGCGGAGGCGTCCGTGTACGACCGGCTGCTGCCGCGCATCGTCGCCGCCGTCGAGGCCCAGGTGACCGGTGACCCGTCGGACGACAAGACCGACGTCGGCCCGCTGGTCAGCGAGGACGCGGCCGAGCGTGTCGAGTCGTGGGTCGACGAGGCGGTCCGGGCCGGTGCCTCGCTGCTCACCGGCGGCAAGCGCGACGGCGCGTCCTACGCGCCGACGGTCCTCGCCGACGTGCCGGACGACGTCACCGTCTCCTGCGAGGAGGTCTTCGGACCCGTCCTCACCGTACGGAAGGTGGACGGCGAGGCCGCGGCCTTCGCCGCCGTCAACGACTCCAAGTACGGCCTCCAGGCGGGCGTGTTCACCCATGACCTGCAGAGTGCCTTCCGTGCGCACCGGGCGCTGGAGGTCGGCGGTGTCGTGGTCGGCGACGTGCCGTCCTACCGCGCCGACCAGATGCCGTACGGCGGTGTGAAGCAGTCCGGCGTCGGACGCGAGGGCGTCAAGTTCGCGATGGACGACTACACCTACGAGCGCGTCCTCGTGCTGACGGGTCTCGCGCTCTGA
- a CDS encoding PucR family transcriptional regulator, with product MPPTLASLVHHSALKLTVRAGEDRLDVPVRWAHVSELADPVPYMEGGELLLITALTLDAEDPDAMRRYVKRLAGAGVVGLGFAVGVNYEETPKALVDAAVEEGLPLLEVPRRTPFLAISKAVSAAIAADQYRAVTAGFAAQRELTKQALSDGPQGLLAALAGQVDGWAALYDASGAVVAAAPEWAGRRAGRLTPDVERLRERPAPASSVVGGEDRVELHSLGTGRRPRAALAVGTAAALGTAERYAVHSAIALLTLTTERSRPLHAAEQRIGAAVLRMLLAGQPEHARTVAGDLYGDLLDAPFRLILAESASASAARAHADGHARVAAAKPSKAKVAVPDTNGDPLGGLAEIVESAAARSGESVLVVPDGERLVVLAVDGGAAVAACGEYALALDAARTVAREQPAVEEDELVVGLSAPAGPIAAAAAYKQAEQALSVARRRGRSLVEHEELAAGSVLPLLADDAVRAFADGLLRALYEHDATGRGDLVASLRAWLSRHGQWDAAAADLGVHRHTLRYRMRRVGEILGRSLDDPDVRMELWLALKTTAAAVE from the coding sequence ATGCCCCCCACGCTCGCCTCGCTCGTCCACCACTCCGCGCTCAAGCTGACCGTGCGGGCCGGCGAGGACCGACTGGACGTGCCGGTCCGCTGGGCCCATGTCAGTGAGCTCGCCGACCCCGTGCCGTACATGGAGGGCGGGGAACTGCTGCTCATCACCGCGCTCACCCTGGACGCGGAGGACCCGGACGCCATGCGGCGCTACGTGAAGCGGCTCGCCGGGGCGGGGGTCGTGGGCCTGGGGTTCGCCGTCGGCGTCAACTACGAGGAGACCCCGAAGGCACTCGTCGACGCGGCCGTGGAAGAAGGGCTCCCGCTGCTGGAGGTGCCCCGGCGCACGCCGTTCCTGGCGATCAGCAAGGCGGTGTCGGCCGCGATCGCCGCGGACCAGTACCGGGCCGTGACCGCGGGTTTCGCCGCGCAGCGCGAACTGACCAAGCAGGCGCTGAGCGACGGCCCCCAGGGACTGCTCGCCGCGCTCGCCGGACAGGTGGACGGCTGGGCCGCGCTCTACGACGCCTCGGGCGCCGTAGTCGCCGCCGCGCCCGAGTGGGCCGGACGGCGGGCCGGACGACTCACCCCGGACGTGGAGCGGCTGCGCGAGCGGCCCGCGCCCGCGAGTTCGGTGGTGGGCGGCGAGGACCGCGTCGAACTGCACTCCCTCGGGACCGGACGCAGGCCCCGTGCCGCGCTCGCCGTCGGCACGGCCGCCGCCCTCGGCACCGCCGAGCGGTACGCCGTGCACTCGGCGATCGCCCTGCTCACCCTCACCACCGAGCGCTCGCGCCCGCTGCACGCGGCCGAGCAGCGGATCGGCGCGGCCGTACTGCGCATGCTGCTCGCCGGGCAGCCGGAGCACGCCCGGACCGTGGCGGGGGACCTGTACGGGGACCTGCTCGACGCGCCGTTCCGTCTCATCCTCGCCGAGTCGGCGTCCGCCTCGGCGGCCCGGGCGCACGCCGACGGGCACGCCCGGGTCGCCGCGGCGAAGCCGTCCAAGGCCAAGGTCGCGGTGCCCGACACGAACGGCGACCCGCTCGGGGGGCTCGCCGAGATCGTGGAGTCGGCCGCCGCCCGCTCCGGCGAGTCCGTGCTCGTCGTGCCCGACGGCGAGCGGCTGGTCGTGCTCGCCGTGGACGGAGGCGCGGCGGTGGCCGCGTGCGGGGAGTACGCCCTCGCGCTGGACGCCGCGCGGACCGTGGCCCGGGAGCAGCCGGCCGTCGAGGAGGACGAACTGGTCGTCGGCCTGTCCGCCCCCGCCGGGCCGATCGCCGCGGCCGCCGCCTACAAACAGGCCGAACAGGCGCTGTCCGTCGCCCGGCGCCGGGGGCGGTCGCTGGTCGAGCACGAGGAACTGGCCGCGGGGTCGGTCCTTCCGCTGCTCGCGGACGACGCGGTGCGGGCGTTCGCCGACGGGTTGCTGCGGGCGCTGTACGAGCACGACGCGACCGGGCGGGGGGATCTGGTGGCCTCGCTGCGGGCGTGGCTGTCCCGGCACGGGCAGTGGGACGCGGCGGCCGCGGACCTTGGTGTGCACCGGCATACGCTGCGTTACCGGATGCGGCGGGTCGGGGAGATCCTCGGGAGATCTCTCGACGATCCGGATGTGCGGATGGAACTCTGGCTGGCGCTGAAGACGACGGCTGCCGCCGTGGAATAG
- a CDS encoding ATP-binding protein, with product MDSDGTQDARGTHARPVPRPAGPADAAAAPPRPTRAPGVPPLPDGSAFLTWLRAPRPEAAPGVWRFGYLPRPEQEPERIPARQLLSGAVIAFLVGWLVWSLLWNGYLGGWWVLPLELFTPDSWRHSDDPVGNAFLWYGYYTLIALAIMIVVGRLGRWGEVWRRYGLPAWHRAAPVHERPPAPEEDPAQWNHLRAAGAADAADRLAAEAGRGLMRDVDHARIARAWQGVRSGRHSLATFTAAVLEDGAAACLHPSGERDLPGRLARHDLVTGQVRLGETADDPRNPYAYRRTGLALGPDLLGTSLLAVGPAGSGKTGSVVWPLAESLCLHALAGRAAVVVVGAAGAGLGPVDAYDVVVRIGNPESVYDLDLYGGTTDPDEAAAVLAEALAGDLADPHPGGDSRRSTTVLAQLLGPYRAVHGRFPSVPELRQLLDGTPGPLGALRKALQDAGQESLLRELDARERQMGHPGDVGSVLADRVALLDRPAFAGFFDTSGQSRPFSLRALDHPVRVRVDLPARGHADASRILARLVLAQFTASVAVREDRSLFACLVLDDATGLITPEAVRGVQRLRSGNAGAVLTLRTLDDVPRPLRGPLLGSVGCRMALSGLTPWDGQDFAEVWGKEWIEARDVTDRQIIAETPAGKAVHMLRRVITGHAPTARAVTVRQVERERWSASELAHGVPPGHAVLSLTNVRGEHAPPLLVDLRG from the coding sequence ATGGACAGCGACGGGACCCAGGACGCGCGGGGCACGCATGCCCGGCCGGTGCCGCGTCCGGCGGGACCGGCGGACGCGGCGGCTGCCCCACCACGGCCGACACGGGCACCGGGCGTACCACCGTTGCCGGACGGATCCGCCTTCCTGACCTGGCTGCGCGCGCCGCGGCCCGAGGCCGCCCCCGGGGTGTGGCGGTTCGGCTACCTGCCCCGGCCCGAGCAGGAGCCGGAACGGATCCCGGCCCGGCAGCTGCTGAGCGGCGCGGTGATCGCCTTCCTGGTGGGCTGGCTGGTCTGGTCGCTGCTGTGGAACGGCTACCTCGGCGGCTGGTGGGTCCTGCCGCTCGAACTGTTCACCCCCGACTCCTGGCGCCACAGCGACGACCCGGTCGGCAACGCGTTCCTCTGGTACGGCTACTACACCCTGATCGCCCTCGCCATCATGATCGTCGTCGGCCGCCTCGGCCGCTGGGGTGAGGTCTGGCGGCGCTACGGACTGCCCGCGTGGCACCGCGCCGCCCCCGTCCACGAGCGCCCGCCCGCGCCCGAGGAGGACCCCGCGCAGTGGAACCACCTGCGCGCCGCCGGAGCCGCCGACGCAGCCGACCGGCTCGCCGCCGAGGCGGGCCGCGGACTGATGCGCGACGTCGACCACGCCCGGATCGCCCGCGCCTGGCAGGGAGTGCGCAGCGGACGGCACAGCCTCGCCACGTTCACCGCCGCCGTGCTCGAGGACGGCGCCGCCGCCTGCCTGCACCCCTCCGGCGAGCGCGACCTGCCCGGACGCCTGGCCCGCCACGACCTGGTGACCGGACAGGTACGGCTCGGCGAGACCGCCGACGACCCGCGCAACCCCTACGCCTACCGCCGGACCGGACTGGCCCTCGGCCCCGATCTGCTGGGGACCTCCCTGCTCGCCGTCGGCCCGGCCGGGTCCGGCAAGACCGGCTCCGTCGTCTGGCCCCTCGCCGAGTCCCTGTGCCTGCACGCCCTCGCCGGGCGCGCCGCCGTCGTGGTGGTGGGCGCCGCGGGCGCGGGACTCGGCCCCGTCGACGCGTACGACGTCGTCGTCCGGATCGGCAACCCCGAGTCCGTGTACGACCTCGACCTGTACGGCGGGACCACCGACCCCGACGAGGCCGCCGCGGTGCTCGCCGAGGCACTGGCCGGTGATCTCGCCGACCCGCACCCCGGGGGCGACAGCCGCCGCTCGACCACCGTGCTCGCCCAGCTGCTCGGCCCCTACCGCGCCGTCCACGGACGCTTCCCCTCCGTGCCCGAGCTGCGACAGCTCCTCGACGGGACGCCAGGGCCGCTCGGCGCGCTGCGCAAGGCGCTGCAGGACGCCGGACAGGAGTCCCTGCTGCGGGAACTCGACGCCCGGGAGCGCCAGATGGGGCACCCCGGTGACGTCGGCAGCGTGCTCGCGGACCGTGTCGCGCTGCTCGACCGGCCCGCCTTCGCCGGGTTCTTCGACACCTCGGGACAGTCGCGGCCCTTCTCCCTGAGGGCACTCGACCACCCGGTGCGGGTACGCGTCGACCTGCCCGCGCGCGGGCACGCCGACGCCTCGCGGATCCTCGCGCGGCTCGTGCTCGCACAGTTCACGGCGAGCGTCGCGGTACGGGAGGACCGCTCGCTCTTCGCCTGCCTCGTACTGGACGACGCGACCGGGCTGATCACGCCCGAGGCCGTACGGGGCGTCCAGCGGCTGCGGTCGGGCAACGCCGGGGCCGTGCTGACGCTTCGCACCCTCGACGACGTACCGCGTCCGCTGCGCGGCCCGCTGCTCGGTTCCGTGGGATGCCGGATGGCGCTGTCCGGACTCACCCCCTGGGACGGCCAGGACTTCGCCGAGGTCTGGGGGAAGGAGTGGATCGAGGCGCGGGACGTCACCGACCGGCAGATCATCGCGGAGACCCCGGCGGGGAAGGCCGTCCACATGCTGCGGAGGGTGATCACCGGGCACGCCCCGACGGCACGGGCCGTGACCGTCCGGCAGGTCGAACGCGAGCGGTGGTCCGCCTCCGAGCTGGCGCACGGGGTACCGCCGGGGCACGCGGTGCTGTCGCTCACCAACGTGCGCGGGGAACACGCGCCGCCCCTGCTGGTGGATCTGCGCGGCTGA
- the gabT gene encoding 4-aminobutyrate--2-oxoglutarate transaminase produces MTALPQERRVVTAIPGPKSQELQARRTAAVAAGVGSVLPVFTTRAGGGIIEDVDGNRLIDFGSGIAVTSVGASAEAVVRRASAQLQDFTHTCFMVTPYEGYVAVAEALAELTPGDHAKKSALFNSGAEAVENAVKIARAYTKRQAVVVFDHGYHGRTNLTMALTAKNMPYKHGFGPFAPEVYRVPVAYGYRWLTGPQNAGAEASAQAIDMINKQIGADNVAAIIIEPVLGEGGFIEPAKGFLPAISQFAKDNGIVFVADEIQSGFCRTGQWFACEDEGIVPDLITTAKGIAGGLPLAAVTGRAEIMDAAHSGGLGGTYGGNPVACAGALGAIETMKELDLNAKAKNIEAVMKARLGAMAEKFDIIGDVRGRGAMIAIELVKDRASKEPNPEATSALARACHQEGLLVLTCGTYGNVLRFLPPLVIGEDLLNEGLDIIEQAFSRV; encoded by the coding sequence ATGACCGCACTTCCGCAGGAGCGCCGCGTCGTCACCGCCATCCCCGGCCCGAAGTCGCAGGAGCTGCAGGCCCGCCGTACCGCCGCGGTCGCGGCCGGCGTGGGCTCGGTGCTCCCGGTCTTCACCACGCGCGCCGGCGGCGGCATCATCGAGGACGTCGACGGCAACCGCCTGATCGACTTCGGCTCCGGTATCGCCGTGACGTCGGTCGGCGCGAGCGCCGAGGCCGTCGTACGCAGGGCCTCCGCGCAGCTCCAGGACTTCACCCACACCTGTTTCATGGTCACGCCGTACGAGGGGTACGTCGCCGTCGCCGAGGCGCTCGCCGAGCTGACCCCGGGTGACCACGCCAAGAAGTCCGCCCTGTTCAACTCGGGCGCCGAGGCGGTCGAGAACGCCGTCAAGATCGCCCGCGCGTACACCAAGCGCCAGGCGGTCGTCGTCTTCGACCACGGCTACCACGGCCGGACGAACCTCACGATGGCGCTGACGGCCAAGAACATGCCCTACAAGCACGGCTTCGGCCCGTTCGCGCCCGAGGTCTACCGGGTGCCGGTGGCCTACGGCTACCGCTGGCTGACCGGCCCGCAGAACGCCGGCGCCGAGGCGTCCGCGCAGGCCATCGACATGATCAACAAGCAGATCGGGGCCGACAACGTGGCCGCGATCATCATCGAGCCGGTGCTTGGCGAGGGCGGCTTCATCGAGCCCGCGAAGGGCTTCCTGCCGGCCATCAGCCAGTTCGCCAAGGACAACGGCATCGTCTTCGTCGCGGACGAGATCCAGTCCGGCTTCTGCCGCACCGGCCAGTGGTTCGCGTGCGAGGACGAGGGCATCGTCCCCGACCTGATCACCACCGCCAAGGGCATCGCCGGCGGCCTGCCGCTCGCCGCCGTGACCGGCCGCGCCGAGATCATGGACGCCGCGCACTCGGGCGGCCTGGGCGGCACCTACGGCGGCAACCCGGTGGCCTGCGCGGGCGCGCTCGGCGCGATCGAGACCATGAAGGAGCTCGACCTCAACGCCAAGGCGAAGAACATCGAGGCGGTCATGAAGGCCCGGCTGGGTGCCATGGCCGAGAAGTTCGACATCATCGGCGACGTCCGTGGCCGCGGCGCCATGATCGCCATCGAGCTGGTGAAGGACCGCGCGTCCAAGGAGCCGAACCCGGAGGCGACCTCCGCGCTCGCCAGGGCCTGCCACCAGGAGGGCCTGCTGGTCCTGACCTGTGGCACCTACGGCAACGTCCTCCGCTTCCTGCCCCCGCTGGTCATCGGCGAGGACCTCCTCAACGAGGGCCTCGACATCATCGAGCAGGCCTTCTCCCGCGTCTGA
- a CDS encoding phosphatase PAP2 family protein: MGDTGSRPPQLHPGRALAHTPGASSSGSPHRSDSRPPQTPRGARRSGPDGRPGTTPPVPGRPTSLPGPVGLLGVLGCLGLPAALFALITWQVVAHGPLARADERLSRSLVHPDRVSELLADLGGVPVAVPVLAVVLGYVALSARAAGREGWWRAPAVAAVLMAVVPAVIVPLKELVARPGPPVMGPGTGFYPSGHTATAVVAYGCATLLLLPRLRTARARRGLLGLCLAVNLAVAFGLVRRGYHWPLDVVASWCLGALPLTVAVVILDRGVSRSSRRSSAGTPSPRTGPS, encoded by the coding sequence GTGGGCGACACAGGGTCGAGGCCTCCCCAGCTTCACCCTGGTCGTGCCCTCGCGCACACACCCGGAGCTTCCAGCTCCGGATCTCCTCACCGATCGGACAGTCGCCCGCCCCAAACCCCCCGGGGCGCGCGACGATCCGGTCCGGACGGCCGCCCCGGAACCACCCCCCCTGTTCCCGGGCGGCCGACCTCTCTCCCCGGCCCCGTCGGCCTGCTCGGAGTTCTCGGGTGTCTCGGCCTTCCGGCCGCCCTCTTCGCGCTGATCACCTGGCAGGTCGTGGCCCACGGCCCCCTCGCCCGCGCGGACGAACGCCTCAGCCGCTCCCTCGTCCACCCGGACCGCGTCTCCGAGCTCCTCGCCGACCTGGGCGGCGTCCCCGTCGCGGTACCGGTGCTGGCCGTCGTCCTCGGGTACGTGGCGCTGTCCGCCCGCGCGGCCGGGCGGGAAGGCTGGTGGCGGGCGCCGGCCGTCGCGGCGGTGCTGATGGCGGTCGTACCGGCGGTCATCGTGCCGCTGAAGGAACTGGTCGCCCGCCCGGGCCCACCGGTCATGGGCCCGGGAACGGGCTTCTACCCCTCGGGTCACACCGCGACCGCCGTCGTCGCCTACGGTTGCGCGACCCTGCTCCTCCTCCCCCGGCTCCGTACCGCCCGCGCCCGACGCGGCCTGCTGGGACTCTGCCTCGCCGTGAACCTCGCGGTCGCCTTCGGCCTGGTCCGCCGCGGGTACCACTGGCCGCTGGACGTGGTGGCGAGCTGGTGCCTGGGCGCGCTGCCGCTCACGGTGGCGGTCGTGATCCTCGACCGGGGCGTCAGCCGAAGTAGCCGTCGAAGTTCCGCTGGAACTCCCAGCCCGCGAACCGGTCCCAGTTGA